In Myxococcota bacterium, the DNA window GTCCACGGGATCGACACCGATGGGGCGCTGCTCTTGGAACTCGCAGGAGGATCTGTGGCTCGGTTCGTGGCCGGCGACGTCACCGTCGCGAAGGAGACGGCGTGACGCTGCTCGTGGTCGACATCGGCAACACCAACGTCTCGCTCGGACTGTTCGACTACGGCCCCAGCGACGATGGTGCCGTACAGGGCACCCTGTCCCAGCACTGGCGGATCGGGACCCATCGCGAGCACACCTCGGACGAAGTCGGCCTGGTGCTCCACAACCTCTTCACCCAGTCCGAGCGCAACCTGCGCGAGGTGAAGGACGTCATCATCTCGAGCGTCGTCCCTCCCCTGCTCCCGATCTTCGAACGCGTGTCGACGAAGCTCTTCGACAGGCCTCCGCTGATCGTCGGGCCCGGCATCCGTACGGGCATGCCCGTGCGCTACGAGAACCCGCGCGAGGTCGGTGCGGACCGCATCGTCAACGCGCTGGCCGCCTACCAGATGTTCGGCGGCCCGGTGGTCGCCGTCGATTTCGGTACGGCCACCACCTTCGACTGCGTCTCCGAAGGGGGCGAGTACCTCGGTGGCGTCATCTTTCCGGGGATCCACACGTCGATGGAAGCCCTGTTCGAGCGCGCGTCGATGCTGCATCGGGTGGAGATCGCGCGCCCGCGTTCGGTGATCGGAAAGACGACGACGGCAGCCCTTCAGTCGGGCCTGCTCTACGGCACGGCCGGTGTCGTCGACGCGATGATCGATCGCATCCGCGAAGAACTCGGGCCGGCTCGGGTCGTAGCGACGGGAGGCCTGGCGGGCCGCGTCGCCGCCGAGAGCAAGGCCATCGAGAAGGTGGAGCCGTTCCTCACACTCGAGGGGCTGCGCATCATCTACGAGAAGAATCGACCGCCGGGGAGCGACTGACCCCGAACGAGGCGAGCCGACCGAAAAGGAGAATCCGGTGAAGGACGTGAAAGTCA includes these proteins:
- a CDS encoding type III pantothenate kinase encodes the protein MTLLVVDIGNTNVSLGLFDYGPSDDGAVQGTLSQHWRIGTHREHTSDEVGLVLHNLFTQSERNLREVKDVIISSVVPPLLPIFERVSTKLFDRPPLIVGPGIRTGMPVRYENPREVGADRIVNALAAYQMFGGPVVAVDFGTATTFDCVSEGGEYLGGVIFPGIHTSMEALFERASMLHRVEIARPRSVIGKTTTAALQSGLLYGTAGVVDAMIDRIREELGPARVVATGGLAGRVAAESKAIEKVEPFLTLEGLRIIYEKNRPPGSD